A single Nycticebus coucang isolate mNycCou1 chromosome 16, mNycCou1.pri, whole genome shotgun sequence DNA region contains:
- the ZNF80 gene encoding zinc finger protein 80, with the protein MSPKRSVSGADDDLCLRDREQVSAEDTLCECGLQEPSKDVLVPNGKTVYKCTKCEKEFSKNCLLVRHQRIHTGVKPHECQECGKAFREKVDFIRHERIHTGERPYKCTECGKVFTRRSHLMYHQRIHTGQKPHECAECGKTFNYHSVFVQHHKIHTGEKPYGCKECGKAFHYNSSLTRHMRIHTGEKPYKCSECGKMFTYHSVFFRHTMTHTAGKPYECKECGKGFSYSYSLTRHARSHTGEKPFECLECRKAFAHHSAFVRHKKIHTKGKDL; encoded by the coding sequence ATGAGCCCTAAACGCAGTGTGTCGGGGGCGGATGACGATCTGTGCTTGAGGGACAGGGAGCAAGTCTCTGCGGAAGATACTCTGTGTGAATGTGGCTTGCAGGAGCCCAGTAAAGACGTCTTGGTTCCTAACGGGAAGACCGTCTACAAGTGCACGAAATGTGAGAAAGAGTTTAGCAAGAACTGTTTGCTGGTTCGTCACCAGCGTATTCACACGGGCGTGAAGCCTCACGAATGCCAGGAGTGTGGGAAGGCCTTTCGGGAGAAGGTAGACTTCATTAGACACGAGAGGATTCACACTGGGGAGAGGCCCTATAAGTGCACGGAGTGTGGGAAGGTCTTCACCCGAAGGTCACACCTCATGTACCATCAGCGGATTCACACTGGACAGAAGCCCCATGAGTGCGCCGAGTGTGGAAAGACCTTCAACTATCACTCTGTTTTTGTCCAGCATCATAAGatccacactggagaaaaaccctatgggtgcaaagaatgtgggaaagcttttCACTACAACTCTTCCTTGACCAGACACATGaggattcacactggagagaagccctacaagTGCAGTGAATGTGGGAAGATGTTCACCTACCACTCCGTTTTTTTCCGCCATACTATGACCCACACCGCAGGAAAGCCTtatgaatgtaaagaatgtgggaaaggtTTTTCCTACAGCTATTCCCTCACTCGACACGCCAGGAgtcacactggagagaagccttTTGAGTGCCTTGAGTGTAGAAAGGCCTTTGCCCACCACTCTGCTTTTGTCCGCCATAAAAAGATCCACACTAAAGGAAAAGACCTATGA